One Vitis vinifera cultivar Pinot Noir 40024 chromosome 15, ASM3070453v1 genomic window, tacatgctacgaggctttgtgttatttgcttcaggcaatttaaatccttcagggattttcatgtatatatcattatccatggatccgtataaatatgttgtaataacatccatgagacgcatatctagtccttctaagactgccaaactaattaagaaacgaaatgtgattgcgtccatgacgggagaatatgtttcctcgtagtcaataccaggtctctacgagaaaccttgtgctactaatcgcgctttatatcttatgatctcattattttcattgtgttttcgtacaaatacccatttgtacccaacaggctttacatcttcaagtgtttggactacaggtctaaaaacttctcgttttattaatgagtttaattctgCCTGTAGAACTTCTTTCCATATtagccaatcatttctatgtcgacattcttccacatttcgtggttcgggatcttcatcatttcttatgatatcagaggccacttggaaagcaaaaatattgttaataacaatattatttcgatcccatttttctcccgttTGTACATAACctactgagatctcacaattttcaggtacctgtgcctcttcaggggcttcttgttcaatatgtgcctcttcaggggctttctgcattatttgtgcctcttctagggctatagatttatcaattttaagcTTATCAGTTATTTTGATTGtctcttctagagtgccaagtttttcttgggttctcctcttccagggagttacatcatttgagccgacaggtctaccacgctttaggtgtatcttagattcatttgttaactgtcctatagggacatcaatccgtgctgGAATATTTACAGccgggatatgtgactttgtcattttctttgtatcaatgaatgcatctggtaattgatttgcaagattttgcaaatgaatgatcctttgaacttctagttcacattgatttgtacgaggatcaagatgagTCATAGTAAATGTCTCCCAACTAATTCTCGTCGTTCTtcaggaatcgacttttctccccctaatgataggaaaacactttcattaaaatgacaatccacaaagcgggctgtaaaaacatcgcctatcaaaggttcaagatatcttatgatagatgaagaatcaaaacctacataaacccCAAGTCTTCGTTagggacccattttagtgcgttgtgtaggtgcaattggtacatatactgcacaaccaaagattcgtaagtgagagatatttggttgttttccaagcacaagttgtgaaggggagtattcatggtaagttgtaggtcgaatacggactaaagctgcagcatgcataatagcatgtccccaggcggaagtaggtaatttggttttcattagtaatggtcgagctattaattggagacgtttgatgaaggattctgctaaaccattttgggtatgagtataagcaacaggatgctcaatatttatccctactgacatgcaatagtcaatgaatgtttgagaagtaaattcgccagcattatcaagacgtattgtcttaattggataatctggaaattgtgctcgtaatctgattatttgtgcaaggagtctagcaaaggctacattacgtgtagaaaggagacaaacatatgaccacctagtagaagcatctattaagatcataaaataacagaatggtccacatggtggatggataggcccacatatgtccccatgtattctttctaaaaagattggtgactcagatatgactttagtaaaagatggtctgattatcaatttaccttgtgagcaggcagcacatgagtattcattgggcaaaagaatcttctggttctttagtggatgcccatgtgagtgttcgattattcgacgcatcattgaagaccctgggtgacctagcctgtcatgccaaaggacaaaaacttttgggtcgttgaacttctggttcacgacaacatatgattcaataggctttatagttgtatgatacaacccagagGAGAAAGCcgggagtttttccattataagcttctggccagatataatggaagtaatgtaaagatattctacattatcttcattcatagtttcaatatgatatccatttctgcggatatctttaaaactgagcaaatttcttctggatttgctagaatataacgcgtcatttatatggaatctagttccatttggcaacgttatgtttgctcttccagaaccttcaactaagtttgtagtaccagatatggtacttacattagcttttattaatgtcaattcaaggaaatatcttttatctcgaagaattgtgtgcgtggtcgcacagtctgcgagacatacatcatcctcattcatcttgagaccaaataacacatggacttcaaatataacaaaaaaaacaagacataatgtaaataacaaagtaaatcagatgtaaatataagacataataatatattatttcatatataaagtaacatcaatcaatgttaattttctcatcatttatcaaatggtctgttttttcattgagacctccaaagaaatcaatgtcatagtaggttaggttcaatccatcaccatcggtaaagttcatctctatctcttttcctttagcttttattgatgcttggtaaaggtcgaccaaatgtttgggcgtacgacaggtacgcgaccaatgccccttcataccacatctataacaattattctcatggttcttaggaggtttatcttgtaaacgcttcccattttcttgtattgtctcagtattgttccacttctggtggtgcaatgaggctttcattttctgagaattattactataagaaccatggtatcgagAATTTCTTCCTCGTCCacgtccacgagtttgggacgatattgcattcacttcaaggaatggttcagatccagttggacgagactggtgatttctcatcaaaagctcattattttgttcagcaacaagaatacatgatattaattcagaatattttgtaaatctacgctctcgatattgctgttgcaggagcacattcgaggcatgaaacgtagtaaaaattttctctaacatgtcttcctctgtgattttttttctccacacagctttaattgagagctgattttgaaaagtacagagttgtattcactaatagttttaaaatcttgcaaccttaggtgcatccaatcatatcgagcttttgggagaatcacagttttctggtggtcatatctttccttcaaattattccatagagtaaaagggtCTTTTATcgtaagatactcattttttaaaccttcatggaggtgatggcgaaggaaaatcaatgcttttacgcgatcctgcagggatgcttgatttccttgtttaatcgtagctccaaggttcattgcatcaagatgtaattcagcatcaaggatccaagatagatagttctttcccgaaatgtcaagtgccacaaattcgagttttgtgatattcgacattatcaaataacttcatatatatgacaaacaatattattaaaatcagttaTAATAACTTGATAGCATTGATATAACTacgattataaacaaaatcaaataatttgtttataacttttaacaatatgtaacaaaacaaattaacaataatataaatatgtaaaattttattctatataaataacttcaagtttaagatacgagaattaccttcagagcaattcgtgttgataacgtgttgtaaaataaggacaaatataatgcaaatcatagtagagataaaatatatcttactttgatatataatatgaaagaaggaatcaaagaagagaattgagaaagtgaaagaaagagagagagagagagagagagaatgagaagaagaacttttctttcttttctcgggATGTCTATTACCAGAGACAGGAagcccttttataggctttttaaatggcttccattaatatcctcattaatgaatattaataaaactcataaataacattaatggtttccattaatgagtattaatggaagtcataaataatacttaattaacattaatgTGGTGACATTCATTACTACAATTATAAcacaatgtttattttttattttgtttctcttgcATTTATTGCAGGCCAAACTTGTCACAAAATACTTTGTCAAGTTCCTTTCTAATCTCTCTCCCCTCTAGCAATCTCCAATGGACCCAGTCATTCTCTCAAGCCTTCAAAATCGACACAAGGACTAACAAAATGTGTGGACAATAACATCACGAATCATGAATAATCAATTGCATGCCTTCCTGATATTAAATATTGAATGTGATGTtagaaaattcttaaaattacaaataataaaattgaaaattcaacaTCATACCTTTAGCTATGGTAATCAAATTCACAATTTATgggagtaaataaaaaatagaagaaaattaggGATTCATTGGATAGTTCTTCCAAAACCTTATGTCCATGCACCAATGGAAACTTAATCATAAACTTCTTATTGTGAATAGAGATTTTTATCCCTATGAAGTTTTaacatataatataatatttcttGATATCTtcttcccataaaaaaaaaaagataaaataaatactgATGGGTAGTTACCATTAAAAGATGAGTCACATGGTAGCTAGATGTGTCTCACATTTTAGGGAAAATAATGTCTCAatggatttaattttaaatggatcataaaaattgaaacatttattttattttatttaaaataaaaaatgtttccaACATGTCAGGCCGATGCGCACACACGAGATCCATACTGTCACAAATTCATTTCCAAACTAGTTATGAACCATAACCTAATTCATTTCCAAACTAGTTATGAACTAGAACCTAACTTCACCTGGCCTCCATTTGCTGTGATATGTTGTCTTCATGGTTAATGTGTCATCCCTATGCTAAACATTGAAAAAAGATGTTAGGGGCAACTTActttatcaaatatttgatttatgtactatcattttgatagacattaaaattaattatttctcaaaaaaaaaaattcaatagaaaaaatctcaaaccaAAGAAAAGTACTTAGCATTAAACTCGAGAGAGTTGCACCACATATATATTTGTAGCTTAGGACCACGGGGTTCTCACATCCATCAAGTTTTCGTGCTTGATTTGTGTATTTGGCCGCCAAACATACAGAAATTGTAGCTCAAAATCTACTGGTTTAATTAAAGTGgcagattttaaatttttatttatttctttgtgTATGGACTTTTAAGGTTCAAAATCAAGTGGGAAAGAGACAGCCCGCACCCTCAACTTTGCATTGAGTTGGATCTACTAATTAATTGGTAGccaataatctttttttttctttccttctgaTCATACATATCCATTTAGAATTGATATTCAAGAGGATGTCAAGACTcagatttgtttttcttttcagatTTTCTTGGCTACCAATCATCATATCAAGAATTttacatgaaataaaaaataaaaaatatcaataatttacttttttttatctgTATTTCTATCCCTTGAATTGAAAGTGGAgctaagaagaaagaaaatatcctAAACAACTAAAGTCCTTGAAATTAATCTCAATttgatcttaaaaaaataaataagtggaagAAAACCATAAACCTTATTTCTGCAAGATTCAAACCCATCTATAATCCACATATTTCACCACTCCTAATGTCCACACTCTTTAAACCACCTCACTTTTTATACGAAATGTttgtttataaaagaaaaaactctaaaataaaaaataaataataataataataaaaaacatgttaaaaggAAGAGAAACATTTATGTAGAAGAGTGGTTGTTGATATGACAAGTGAAATGGTCATTTTAAGGAATAATTATATGACTAGTGCGTGTATTTAGAAAAATTGTGGTccttttctctatattttttcaaagtaagAATTGAAAACCCACTTTCCCTGTTATTTATACTTGTGTTTgtgggttgttttaaaaataattataaaggTAAGGAGAatgattgattaaaaataaagcataaaaaaaattatttttaataaatatttagaaacataaaaaaacaagttaagaaTATTCTAAACTCTCAAATGAAGTTTTGTtctaacaattttttagaacaagttTCTAAAACATTGTCAAATATATCTTTAATTTTCTATTGAAATGCCCATGTTGCAATTCAACTTGATGACATAAAgtataataaatttagaaatatttttaaagtatcatattttaaaaagaatttttaagatATGCTATAGTcgtttatattataatttatatctcAAATTACTCATATTCATGAATGGTTTTtatatagttatttaaaaaGCAGTATAACTTTATTTCTTCTAACAAGGTGTATTGCTAATATTGTAATTATATACTTGAACATATTActatctaataaaattttaaaggatATAACATATAAGGACTTGAAAGAATATTCTTGAAAATTTAGCATGTATCTAATTTTCATGCCTATCTAAccaagaatttgaaatgaaaatgaaattcacTTTACAACTTTGAATCAAATCATCCTCAAATAAGAAAAGTTCCATCACTAATCTTTTGTGGAAAAACCTTCAaatcctttcttctttttcttctttttaataatttatatggtCTCTATCATTAATCCtaaattcaatttgaaattCGATTCTAGAAATAAATAGTATGACTTCTTGTTCTAAACCCAGGTTGATCCTATAAATAGGAGCACAACCAACAATGGTGGAGGCACGCCATCTTTCCATTTCTATTCGTCTGTTGTTTTTTCATTCTGAAAGCAGCTAGCACCCTGGAAACCCAATCAGGTTTGAAGGACGCACTTAAGCCTATTAGAACTGCGCCCAAAGAAGGTGATGAAAAGGGAATGGTAGTTAAGCGTCATGATCAGGAAGATCATCAGCCATTGAGTCCAATGGCTCGTTTGTTTCATGAACCTGACTGCGATCTCTATGTTATCGGCATGATCGGCACGAAAACTCGCATCGACCCTGATGTGTTTAAAGCCAACCTGGTGCATAGTCTCCTTAAACACCCTCGTTTCTCTAGTCTGCATGTAGAAATCTTGCATGCCAGAAGGAATGAACTTGCCATTTAGTAATTTAAAGCTACATTGaacatttttgaactaaaatgCAGCGGTATTTCAAAATCAGGTTATGGAGGAGGAAAAGGGAGGAGAGACGAAATGGGTTCCAACAAAAGTTGATTTGGAAAACCACGTTATAGTTCCAGACATGTGTTCCGACATGGAAACATCATCAGACAAGTACGTGGAAGACTACATTTGCAACCTCACTAAAACAACCCTAGACTTTTCCAAGCCATTATGGGACCTTCATCTCCTCAACGTGAAAACCTCCGACGCCGAGGCCGTCGCCGTTTTCAGGATTCATCACTCCCTCGGCGATGGCACGTCTCTCATGTCTCTTTTACTTGCCTGCACACGCAGAGCCTCAGATCCCATGGCTCTGCCTTCTGTTCCCATGATGAAGAAATCAAAATCATCGGCTGGGTCTGGAAGGTGGTGGAAGGCTTTCAGACAGTACAGTCCCTGATCCTCACCAGCTGTTTGATGACCTTGAAGAGTCTTTCAACCTCATCAAGAATGCTGTGATGGCTAGAGACTAAACTCCACAGAATGTCATGTAGCAAGGGCTAGGGTCAatgtaattaatatatataatgttctGAAATAATTGTCTTAAGGTTCCTGCAATAATGATGTTGTATTAGATGGCTCTCTACTAAGTAAAAATGCCTCTCTACtgtatttttatcttaattcaagttcatattttttggactttatttcatttttatttactgTATTTTGATGACTAATTATGGGTTCTTTCTAAtttcatcttttaattttttattctcctttttttttttttttgattccTCAGATCTTTTGCAGTATCTTAATTTTAAGGCTTAAATtctacttcatttcattaatttcttccataatttttaatttttattattattaaataattgtaATAGCATTAATATGAAGTTCTGGGCTGGCTTACATAAGAACCCATCTCCTAGTTTATATTGATCCCTACCATTTTATTAATGGATATAACTATCAAAATGCTTTCAAAACACATTTgccatttaaattaaaatattaattaacttTCTATAGAAATATCTTCAATAGAGTGTTAGTGACAAaatggtataaaaaaaaaaaaaaaaagaatgttttaaCAACAATcaccttaaaatccttcatGTGCTACAAAACAAATTGATTGGTTTAATATTCATCATGAAATTTCATGTTAATTAAGCTTTAGCTGAGATGATGGAGAAGGGGTCTAAAGTGAAAGGGGGAAATTGGATTGGATCTATGCTCCTCCTTTTTGCCATTGTCTTATACGATGACCCTTTAAATTATATTCGTCAAACTAAAGCCACAATCGATCGAAAGAAGCGTTACCATGAAgctatatttacatttttcattattaagaTGGTTCTCAAATTATTTGGTGCTAAGGTATGAAATTCCTTATCCATAATATTGAAGATCACCTAGGaaattattgattttcaaactcatgttcttaaataataataataataataataataaaatctaatatctattttttgtttctttcctttctattttcttcttgtgaTCTTAcctaggattttttattttttatttttgcatggcAAATAAGTTGCAGCATTTTTATACCATAGAGTTATAAATCACACAACAATGTGCTTCTCAAATGTAGTTGGACCTATGGAATAAATCGGTTTTTAtggccatccaatggctttcctTGCTCCAAGCGTTTACGGCTAACCTCATGtaagtctatatatatatagttatttgattaaatggGTTATTGAAAACTCAAATTTGGACAAATGACCTTCATGGTTTGAAAGTATGAACTATGATCGAGAAATTATATTTGTATTcatcaaatttttctttacatttatcATATTTACACATTCACTTTAAAATACTAACTATATTAACACATCACCTACAAATTTCCAATATCATAAAAACACTCTTCGCATTCTTCTCTTCTATAcctatcttcttttttttctctattaacttttttcttctcaataaTAAATCCTAAAAGAAACTATCTTTTAGGGCTTattcttcatgtaaattttgactaaaaaaatttgttctagaaacaattagaaaaaatttataaaaaattagaaatgagaaatcatgaaaaagtgcaaaagaaattatatttggaCTGATTTTTTACTCTGTGTTTTGTGGTAGGGATTGATGATTGATTTTCAAAGTTAtatcaataaaatgatatttgttCTTTCGGTTGATGAAGAAATAATTCCCGATCCTCACCAATTATGTGATGATCTTGAAGAGTCACTCAAGTTTATGTTGACATTGCAAGAGGGTTTGTCCATAAAAATTCCATAAAATAAGAATGATTAGTACATGTTACATCTGTGTGAACTATGAAGATCTGTGTGCTCTTATGGTCATTTGCAGTTTTAATAGTATgtgttttataaatctaaagtgaaatgttttatttttgaataaattttgaaCTTTCTAATGTTATATATATGTCACATGCATGTATgctttgaaatttttatatgaGAATAAGACATGTGGGTCATGCCTTGTTCTGGGAATGGGCCTAACTTGGGCCAGGCTTGGGCTTGAGCCTAACTGGGTCTTAAGTTGGGTTAATTAGAACGATGAAGTCAAAGAATTGCAAAATTTTGGGTTCCATGAtatctcaaaatttcaagatagtTTTTTCCTGATTCTTACAAAATTGGGTACATATCTACATAGGTTGTTAGAGATACTGTGAGGGATTTGCACCACCTCAAACAATATTCTAACTAAAAATGTCTCGTTCGGAtacactttttcatttttcttttttagaaacaaaaagttttaataatttctatatGAAAATAGAAGTTCTTATATAAAAAAGGTATATGTTTACCCTGTGtccttataatttattttaaatattttaaaattttagatgataatttaaaaaaaaaaaatagtttttaattagtttttaaaagtcaTTGTTTTTTGGTGTAAGTCtctaagattttttatatttaaaagaaataataaatgataaaaattatggTATATATATAGAGACAGAGAAGAGAAAATATATTATGCTTAACATcccatttaaaataatgatttatatACTCAAAAACAGTttaatataatgatttatttagctaaatatatttaagaatataaaaaaatcatgatacaGATATGAgtactttttaattatttaaaaattttatttacaagtttatacttttcttatatttaatattaaaatgttaatttaattacaaaaatgatTATGTagtttgataaatttaaaaaaataataataatttttttattagttttaatattttagattataataaattaattttatgtgcTTTTATAAATATCAATCAAGTTTAGCTTGGTGGTGAAGTGGCATGATAAaagttgttttcctttatttttcaaattataaagaataaaataatatatacatatatatatatatatataaatcacccaactttaaaatttgaaatttcattaaatccaacctttttctttaataattttttaaaacttccatatttaccattcattttctttctcttgcatttatTGCGGACCAAACTTGTCATAAAATAAGTCAAATTCGTTTTTGATCTCTCTATCCTCTAGCAATCTCAAATGGACCCAAGATTGAGGTCATTCTATCAAGGCTTAAAAATCAACACAAGGACCGACAAAATGTGTGGACATTAACATCGGAATCATAAATAATCAACTACCTACCtttcttatattaaatattgaatGTCATATtagaaaattcttaaaattgaaaaaataaaagtaaaaattcaaCATCATACCTCAGGCTATGGCCATCAAATTCACAATTTTTGAGagtaaataaaaaacagaataaaattagggttttatttGGCTAGTTCTTCTAAGATCTTATATCTGATGAAAACTTACAAACTTCTTATAAACTAGAGACTCTTGTCTAtataaagtttaatataaatatgatattttcttatattttctttccatcaaagtaaacaaaataaataccGAGTAATAGTTACCACTAAAAGTGTGTCATGACTATAAATGATGGTTACAACACTAAGAGATGTGTTTGTATTTAGTGTCacatattttaaagaaaataatgtatttaaatttaaatttaaatagaacacaaaacttaaaacatttatttattttatttaaaataaaaaatgtttccaACATGTCACGCACATGGGATCCATGTTGCCATAAATTCATTTCCAAACTAGTTATGAACCATGAATGACAAGTCCTAACTTCACTTCCACCTCCACTTGCTATGATACGTTGTCTTCATGGTAAACATGATGACTTCGACGACTAAACATTGAAAAAGGATgtttgtagggacccctccctctgggaAACACGTGTCACGCATCTCATAGTgacacgtgttatcagccggaccatcatcatccggattccccctAAGGATACGCATGATGcagttctcctatccggaccgcctcgaggaaaggcaaatgacgtttcagcttctcctatccaaggaagagcaaacgtcgCTGGCAGAGCACAGACATCCGGACAACCTTCATAATGcatccgctccacaatacatccgggTAATCAGCATGTGCCATCCAGATATAATCGTCCGgatcatcaattaaagtaaagcgagtcttacacgctatcacaacaaacggccatggcccacatcctgCCACCTtcagagtgagaagacaagatgaaaTGACAGCAAGTCACCTCCcgcgatctctgacagccgcatcacctaccatggtttctgacagccgctcgtagggtgatgatgctcCTACTAACGCCTATTGTCATCataaacaacataaaatatctcctcaccattaatgagaggaacagtacccctgaagctgtatatatatgccttcacaCGAAGAAGGAAGGGATCCCACTGGTAACCTCCTAATACctggtaaaaggccaactgatttatatctctctctctgaccatggctaacaaaaccatcggagggtgcgtccggacaccttgtccggatgccttcttgcaggtataacgactggatcaagaacctttatgggttgaaatcacgtgtccatccatttggcaactacgtggatcgtCAGAGACGCGAGGTATCAACATTGGCACCGTCTGTGGGAACTTTTtactttgattcagtcactaaaAAAGATGGTCACACCGTCCCGAAGCCATTCATCTGGTAGGGGAGGggatgataattttgaatggcgCCTAGCCATCGAAaggagacagttggcaagcgaaagacagctgaaagctctcctccaggagacagaaagattgagagaagaaaacgctgtgttacgcatccaggcttcaacatCAGGACCTCCTCGACGTCAGCGTTCGAGGGGCCAAGTAGCAGACTCAAGtcctcaacaagaaccagaatcAATACATCCTGGGACAACAGGAGCTATCCCAGGAGCATGCAACGTAAGACCTCATGAGCCACGCACGcctatgcctcgagctccccgtgaggaaagctcagactctactcacttttcagcgaaaagacaacgtgataaaAAATCTCAGTTGTCGAACtcaatgcgcgcaagactaggcccacaagagcctggaagatcaaggccaccaatgGCCATAACCTGGGCACCACGCCCTGACCCTGTGACCACTCCCATGGTGCAAAACGTTcacccgcatcgtgacccctTAGTCACCCCCGTGATGCGGAATGTTCATTCGCACCCAGCGGAACAACCAACTGGGAGAAACATCCCAAATGGGCCACCCATTGGCTCTATTAGCAAAAggttggatgacatgctctccacgcctttctgctctcatatcattaattacgagcccccaaggggattcctcgtaccaaatttttccacatacgatggaaccaacgatccctttgatcacatcatgcattatcgacagcttatgacgctcgatattggcaacgatgcactgctatgcaaagtatttcccgccagcTTACAAggacaggccctctcatggtttcatcgcctacctcccaactccGTTGGCGatttcagggacctgtccgaagctttcgtggggcaatacttgtgctccgcacgacacaagcaaaatatcagcaccctgcagaatataaaaatgcaagataacgaatccttgagggaattcaTGAAGCGATTTGGCCCGGCCGTGCTTCAAGTAGAGGCTTGTagtatggatgctgtcctacagattttcaagcgaagcatctgtccgggcactccatttttcgaatcactggCCAAAAAACCCCCTACAACGATGGATGACTTATTCAGGCGcgccaacaaatattcaatgctcgaagatgacgtacgcgcagccacccagcaagttttggttgccggacggccATCTAGAAATAATACGGAGGGAAATAATAAACCTCCGGATCGGCCAAAGCCGTCTGACCGAAAGCAGGAAGGGTCAAGTCGCCCGGAAATGCCGCCTCTCACacctctttccatatcatatgagaaACTTCTCCCAAAGATCCAGGGCTTGTCCGACTTCAGATGGCCTAGACCCATTGCAACGGACCC contains:
- the LOC100852772 gene encoding LOW QUALITY PROTEIN: wax ester synthase/diacylglycerol acyltransferase 11 (The sequence of the model RefSeq protein was modified relative to this genomic sequence to represent the inferred CDS: substituted 2 bases at 2 genomic stop codons), encoding MVVKRHDQEDHQPLSPMARLFHEPDCDLYVIGMIGTKTRIDPDVFKANLVHSLLKHPRFSSLHVMEEEKGGETKWVPTKVDLENHVIVPDMCSDMETSSDKYVEDYICNLTKTTLDFSKPLWDLHLLNVKTSDAEAVAVFRIHHSLGDGTSLMSLLLACTRRASDPMALPSVPMMKKSKSSAGSGRWWKAFRQYTLAEMMEKGSKVKGGNWIGSMLLLFAIVLYDDPLNYIRQTKATIDRKKRYHEAIFTFFIIKMVLKLFGAKNVVGPMEXIGFYGHPMAFLAPSVYGXPHGLMIDFQSYINKMIFVLSVDEEIIPDPHQLCDDLEESLKFMLTLQEVLIKFLLATPLRQIKRMIKNGRITSQNISGQALCPEIPNKHTKSGYKLPVSP